From Toxorhynchites rutilus septentrionalis strain SRP chromosome 2, ASM2978413v1, whole genome shotgun sequence, a single genomic window includes:
- the LOC129770229 gene encoding nischarin, which yields MSNYQLHLNETSVSIPRIITVDGVNYYEILVKCGHVMWSVNRRYRDFDDLHNKLVQERSVAKDKLPPKKVIGNKNPTFLKTRQEALEQYLKEMCIFLKVTMPKEFVEFLEFHRYDIIFMVQSLASSFFLRGESFLAKSKKYGFSVLELHAISERLKIPCPPTELSDGSLNFSHILDFCSQLETLIVLPTKNSLPTILYDDDSDRYVSQSLHKPIGSSNLIPSQLRYELSVFKGLNNLIIYGVSTENVENVGNLREGLVRIEIYKSNIKHVRQITLCDDIHRNNTEELDWTKKWKNLKYAVFKNNRLSDIDHTIRLLPNLKDLVLDKNQIASIAHLNHLNNLQTLSLRCNRITECHDWHLQLGNLVSLNLSQNRIRVLEGLSKLYSLVNLDLSCNQIDDINEIDHLGNLPLLENLRLMGNPVAGSVDYRARVLSRFGERLQEIYLDSEKGNQAEYDTALVLSALRISARNSQKKLHSLLDTANVDENLPGSSGSNGSR from the exons ATGTCGAATTATCAATTACACTTGAATGAAACCAGTGTATCCATTCCCAGGATTATCACCGTTGATGGTGTTAATTACTACGAAATACTTGTGAAATGCGGTCACGTAATGTGGAGCGTCAACCGAAGGTACAGAGATTTTGATGATCTTCACAATAAACTGGTCCAAGAGAGGAGTGTTGCGAAGGACAAACTTCCCCCGAAGAAGGTTATTGGAAAtaaaaatccaacttttctcAAAACACGCCAGGAAGCGTTGGAACAGTACCTCAAAGAGATGTGTATATTCCTGAAGGTAACAATGCCGAAGGAGTTTGTCGAATTTCTGGAGTTCCATCGGTACGACATCATATTCATGGTGCAGAGCTTGGCCAGTTCTTTCTTCTTGCGCGGAGAATCTTTTTTAGCTAAATCGAAAAAGTATGGATTTTCCGTTCTAGAACTGCACGCAATAAGCGAACGACTTAAAATTCCATGTCCTCCCACCGAGCTTTCCGATGGCAGTCTAAATTTTTCCCACATTCTGGACTTTTGCTCTCAGTTGGAAACATTGATTGTACTGCCCACGAAGAATAGTCTCCCAACGATTCTCTACGATGACGATTCCGATCGGTACGTTTCTCAATCGCTTCATAAACCGATTGGTAGCAGCAATTTGATACCGTCGCAGCTGCGATATGAGCTCAGTGTATTCAAAGGGTTGAACAATCTGATTATCTATGGTGTCTCGACGGAGAATGTCGAGAATGTTG GAAACCTCCGTGAAGGATTGGTTAGGATCGAGATCTACAAAAGTAACATCAAGCATGTACGGCAAATCACACTCTGTGATGATATCCATAGAAATAATACAGAAGAACTGGACTGGACCAAG AAATGGAAGAATCTCAAATACGCTGTCTTCAAAAATAATCGACTCTCGGACATCGATCATACTATTCGCCTATTACCCAACCTGAAAGACCTTGTGCTCGACAAGAATCAGATTGCAAGCATCGCCCATCTGAACCATCTCAACAATTTACAAACCCTGAGTCTCCGCTGCAACCGAATAACCGAATGCCACGATTGGCATTTACAGCTGGGAAATTTGgttagcctcaatttgtcccaAAATCGAATCCGGGTGTTGGAGGGACTCTCCAAATTGTATTCCCTTGTGAATTTGGATCTCAGCTGTAATCAGATAGATGATATAAACGAGATAGATCACCTAGGAAATTTGCCGCTATTGGAAAACCTACGCCTTATGGGAAATCCAGTTGCAGGGAGTGTTG ATTACAGAGCTCGTGTCTTATCGCGTTTCGGAGAACGTCTGCAGGAAATTTATCTGGATAGTGAGAAGGGAAACCAGGCGGAATATGACACAGCTCTGGTGCTTTCAGCGTTACGGATATCGGCTCGAAATTCACAGAAAAAATTACACAGTCTTCTCGATACGGCTAATGTGGATGAAAATTTGCCCGGAAGTAGCGGCAGCAATGGAAGCAGATAA